In Nostoc edaphicum CCNP1411, the sequence ATGTTGATGATGGTGCAACTTGTTCAGGTGCAGAAACGATGATATCAGCACCATTAATAATTGCTCCCAATAACCCTAGTTCAGCTTCCACTAATTGATCAATAGCCTCACCTAGCATGTTCTCTTGTGTATAGTGTGGTCGCGCTACTAGTACGATCCCATCGCTGTAGGGTTGGATTAATAAAGGGTCATTAGATATACTGAGAGGGCTAGTGTCTAAAATTACTAAATCGAAGCGTTCGCGCACATCCTCCATCAGCCGCCGCATTTCGCTAGATTCAAGAATAGCAGCGGATTGCCGTACAGGGCCAGGGCTGGGGACAATGTATAAATTTTCTACATCAGGCACTAAACGAATACATTCACTCAAGTTAGCGTAATAACGCAGGGGTTCAATAGTTGCTTCAGGATCAGGAATTACATTCAGGGATGTACAACGGGAAGGCGATCGCAAATCTGTTTCGATAATTAAGGTTCTTTTGCCTGCACGGGCTGAAGCTACACCCAAGTTATATGCACTTGTCGTTTTACCCTCTAGGCTACTGGTACTAGTAATCAACACCACCTTTAAGTTTTTACCACCAATCCGGCGCAGATTACTACGGAATTTCTCATAAAATTCTAAATAAGGAGAATCCTGGGAAAATAACACTGGCACTGCATCTTGATCCAAATCATCAACTGGCATTAAAGGCAATTCTCCCAACACTGCCACTTCCCGTTGCTTGAGACTCTGGCGGATATCCTCTCTGGTTTTGAAAGTCCCTTCCAGCGCTCCCAACAAAAATATTACCCCGCCACCAATCACCAGACCCAAGAAACCACCCACAGCAAGGGTAATAGGCACACTCTTCGGAGGTTTGAGATCAACGGTGACTGTGGGGCGTCTGGCAATGCTGAGACTGCTGGTAGTTTCTGCCTCTGCGGTTTTAGCATCGGTTAGCTTCACCTGCATTTGATCATAGATAGCTTTTTTGAGCGCAACCTCTTGTTCTAAACGCGATCGCTCCAATTGCTTATTGGGTATCAAAGAATACTCTTGCCGTAGTCGCGCTTCTTGTTGGATTTCTTGAGTTAGTTGTTGTTGTAGCGTTTCCTGTTGGGTTTGCAAAGACACCATTTGGTTTGCCAATTGCTGGCGGGCTGGATCTAAGCTGCTTTGGGTGCGAATACCTGCAACACTACCCTGAAGCGGAGCGGCCGTACCATCACCACCTAATACCTCAGAGGCACGTTGTTGCAGCAATTCTTCCGCAGCTTGTTTCTGACGTAGCAACTGAACCATCGTTGGGTGTTCCGGTCGCAAATCTTTTCTGAGGACGGCGATTTGTGACTCACTTTGATAAATTTGCGCTCGCAAGTTACCAATTATGGGATCAGCACTCAAAGCAGAAGAAATATAAGCCTGTCCGACTGTTAAGCCTAACTTATTTTGTAAACTACGAAGTTGCCCATCAACCCCAGAAATAGTTAATTGAATTTGCCGTTGGAGATTTTGGCTGGCAGTAATAGCGCTTAACAAGCTGCCATTCTCCGCTGCTAATATTGCTGTTCGCTCTATGCGATCGTACTGTTCCAACTTCTGTTCAGCAACTTGCAGTTCCCGTTTAGTTTGTGGTGTGCGATCGTTAATCTTTTCAATAATTGCTTGTAATCGCCCAGTATTAATATCACTGCTCAACTTGACCATTGCTTGCATCAATTCTGTCAAGACTTGTATAGCTCGCTTGGCATCACCATCGACATATTTCAATTCCAAGATACTAGATTCTAATTCTCCACTCCTAGGATTTTTTTTAGGTACAGAAAGGACAACACTGGCACCGAGCTTTTGCGGTTTGACACCAACTTTTTCTGCCACTGCTGCAATTATTTGGTTTGATAGTAAAACTTCCTCATTCAGTTCTTTTCCTTGCTGTTGGATTTCACTACCAGTTGCAGAGAAAGAAACTGGTGGGCCACTATAAGTAAGTGCAGCAGATGCTATATAGCTAGTAGGTGGCTCTGGTTGCATAGCCACCACAGTTGACCCTGCTACAACTAAAGCAAAACTAGCTAGTCCAATCCACTTGTACTTATCAAAAGCAATAAGATAGCGCTTAACAATTGGTGGGGTCATGGCAGGGGCATATAGAATCAGTAATCAGTTGTCAGGTATTTTAGTTATCAGCAGTCAATTTTTATTTGTTATTTTTTCACCATTATCTCCTCCATCTCTCTCACCCCAAATTCTCTGTCCATCTAGCAACAATCAGCAAAAAAGTGAGACTCACTAATTTGAACCACCACCACCGAAGTTGTCAAAAAATCGGAGAAAGGATTGAACATTAAAGAAAGGTTGGGTAATGGTAGTCAGGAAATTAGTAATTCTACCGATGAGGTTCCGACCAACAACAAGAACATCATTATCTTGAAGTGCTACATTTTGGGACGCATCACCGCCTAGAGCTTTTTTAGCATCAAGTTTCTGAGTAACAGCTTTACCTCGTTCAGGATCAAAGCGAACCAGAGCGATATCTCGGAGGTTAGCAGTGTCCAGATTTACTCCTCCCAAAGCATCTACAAATGTACTGCCGTTAGGCAGCGCTTGAATGGAAATACCTCCCGCAGCATAGTTTAAAACCCTGACTCTAATCTGTGGGACAGCCAAGGATGAACGTGCTACCAAATTCCGGTCATAACCGTCATCATTACCAACTTCACGACGGGGCACGAGTATTGCATCTCCGTCTTGTAAGCGTAAATTAGGGATTGAACCACCATTTTGCAGTGCTGCATATAAGTCAATAGTTTGTGAAATCACAGAACCATCTATTAACTTCCGACGTATTTGCACTTGTCGCAGGTCTGCATTTAACGTTGAACCACCAGATATTAGCAAAGCATCAGCAACACGAGGTGTTGTTGAATTAATCGGATAAATTCCTGGTCTAAATATTTCCCCGCTAATGGTAACTTGAACTGGTCGCGTTCCTGCCAAGGATACTACCACGATTGGATCTGGGAAAATGCGACTCAAACCCAAGCGAATTTTTTCTTGAGCTTCTTCCAAGGTTAAACCCTGTAATGATACCGTTCCCACTTGCGGCACTACAATGTTGCCTTCTGGACTAATTACAGCTTGAAAACCGAAGTCTTGACGCTGCGTTGCTAAAGCTAAAACTATTACTGGATCAACTACATAACGATTTAAACCCAAGCGAATTTTTTCTTGAGCTTCTTGCAAAGTTAAACCTTGTAAGAAAACTGTTCCCAGTAATGGCACCACAATATTACCTTCTGGGTTGATTAAAGCTTGAAAGCTCAAATCTGGAAAGCGCTGAACCGAAACGCTAATTCCATCTCCTATCCCTAAGCGGTATGGGCCAGGAGGACGCTGAAGCACAACGCCAATTATATCTCCTGGGCCCAAGAGGTAGCGGCTAAGTTGGGGAGAAATTTCGTCATTTGCACCTGGAGGTACAAACTCAGTACCTGGAACAGGCGAGGGGGGTTGCCTTGGTGATTGTCCTTGAGGTGGAAAGGGCTGGGCAACAACAAGTTGGATAGGTGTTGTTAAGAAAACTCCTACTTGAAGACTGACACAACACAAGGCGCTGAATCCACGCATATAATAACTGGCATCTATAAACATCGGTGCAGAAAATACTGATATAGAAATTAGTCGCGCCGAGTGGTTATTCTACTCTAAAAATGTCCTAAATGTCTCTTTTATCTACAAGTATTTACTAAGAGAAAGAGAATAATTTTGCTAAATTTATTTTCTAACTTCATATTGTTAACATCTTTTAGCTGAGTTTTAGGGTGAACGTAATTATAGAGATACTTTTGATAAAGTTTTGCCCGAAGGCATAGATAATAGACTCTACAAAGGCCCTGCCATCAATGCAGCTTGTACTGTTTCCCCAATCGACTGGGCTAAAGACCAAGATGTTTCTACCTCCCCCAAAGGTTCCATTGGCATGAGAATGCTCACACCCACCCAAGGAATGCGTTGCTGACGCCACTGTGCCAATTGATCCGCCAAGAACCAGTGGAAAGGTGATGGATTTCCGCCATCTGGCATAGCGTACCATTGCAAGACAGCGAAGGTTTGCTGTGGTGTGGAGGCGCGAAAGAACCTAGCTTTTACTTGAGTTTTGAGATTAGATGCCAACTTTGCAGGTGGTTTCACAGTAAATTCAGCAGAACGAGATTGAGCTACATCCCACTTTCCCCAGCGTGATCTTCCCCATCCGTTAACGTCTGTCCACTCCACCTCTGGTTGATCCATAGGCCCATTTTGGGGCAATAAAAGCAGGATTGCCTGAGATTCGGAACCTTCTTTTTTTATTACCTGCAAAGACCATTTATGTTCGCCAATTTGCTGTTCTGCTTGTTCAGTAGTTTGCCAAGCAGGAAGGGTTAACCCAGTCTTGCGGATCTGTCTTAACTCGTTGAGGGTAGTAACAGGGGGCGGCTGTTTCCATTGCCATTGTCCTGTCAGGTATCCGGGAACCCCTCCAATTGCCAGCAGCACTAGCAATAACAAAAGTGCTGTTACTTGACTCAATTGGTTTTCTTTAAAAAACTTGGAGAAGAAAGTCATCAGTAAAATTTGCAGTACTTAGGCAAAATTTTACTTTATAAAATAACATTGTGAGTTCAGTAATA encodes:
- a CDS encoding GumC family protein — translated: MTPPIVKRYLIAFDKYKWIGLASFALVVAGSTVVAMQPEPPTSYIASAALTYSGPPVSFSATGSEIQQQGKELNEEVLLSNQIIAAVAEKVGVKPQKLGASVVLSVPKKNPRSGELESSILELKYVDGDAKRAIQVLTELMQAMVKLSSDINTGRLQAIIEKINDRTPQTKRELQVAEQKLEQYDRIERTAILAAENGSLLSAITASQNLQRQIQLTISGVDGQLRSLQNKLGLTVGQAYISSALSADPIIGNLRAQIYQSESQIAVLRKDLRPEHPTMVQLLRQKQAAEELLQQRASEVLGGDGTAAPLQGSVAGIRTQSSLDPARQQLANQMVSLQTQQETLQQQLTQEIQQEARLRQEYSLIPNKQLERSRLEQEVALKKAIYDQMQVKLTDAKTAEAETTSSLSIARRPTVTVDLKPPKSVPITLAVGGFLGLVIGGGVIFLLGALEGTFKTREDIRQSLKQREVAVLGELPLMPVDDLDQDAVPVLFSQDSPYLEFYEKFRSNLRRIGGKNLKVVLITSTSSLEGKTTSAYNLGVASARAGKRTLIIETDLRSPSRCTSLNVIPDPEATIEPLRYYANLSECIRLVPDVENLYIVPSPGPVRQSAAILESSEMRRLMEDVRERFDLVILDTSPLSISNDPLLIQPYSDGIVLVARPHYTQENMLGEAIDQLVEAELGLLGAIINGADIIVSAPEQVAPSSTSSTFTSEVEESEEVSASANKN
- a CDS encoding polysaccharide biosynthesis/export family protein — protein: MRGFSALCCVSLQVGVFLTTPIQLVVAQPFPPQGQSPRQPPSPVPGTEFVPPGANDEISPQLSRYLLGPGDIIGVVLQRPPGPYRLGIGDGISVSVQRFPDLSFQALINPEGNIVVPLLGTVFLQGLTLQEAQEKIRLGLNRYVVDPVIVLALATQRQDFGFQAVISPEGNIVVPQVGTVSLQGLTLEEAQEKIRLGLSRIFPDPIVVVSLAGTRPVQVTISGEIFRPGIYPINSTTPRVADALLISGGSTLNADLRQVQIRRKLIDGSVISQTIDLYAALQNGGSIPNLRLQDGDAILVPRREVGNDDGYDRNLVARSSLAVPQIRVRVLNYAAGGISIQALPNGSTFVDALGGVNLDTANLRDIALVRFDPERGKAVTQKLDAKKALGGDASQNVALQDNDVLVVGRNLIGRITNFLTTITQPFFNVQSFLRFFDNFGGGGSN
- a CDS encoding cyanoexosortase B system-associated protein; the protein is MTFFSKFFKENQLSQVTALLLLLVLLAIGGVPGYLTGQWQWKQPPPVTTLNELRQIRKTGLTLPAWQTTEQAEQQIGEHKWSLQVIKKEGSESQAILLLLPQNGPMDQPEVEWTDVNGWGRSRWGKWDVAQSRSAEFTVKPPAKLASNLKTQVKARFFRASTPQQTFAVLQWYAMPDGGNPSPFHWFLADQLAQWRQQRIPWVGVSILMPMEPLGEVETSWSLAQSIGETVQAALMAGPL